The Ananas comosus cultivar F153 linkage group 24, ASM154086v1, whole genome shotgun sequence DNA window cttcttcttcctgtaagagcacggggcgcgccacggcgacttccggcctCGCCAAGCAGTGTTCACCCGGCGCGTTCTGCAGGGAGGAGTCGCACCAGCGATCGCGAGCGCCGCGGCGAGGGTGGGCAGCGCCGGAGGCGTCTCCAGCGTGGAGCGGTGGGATGTTCCCGTAGCCGAGAACGTCGCGCAGCAGTCGAGGGCGGCGGTCCGCCACTGCCAGTGCTCGCTCGGCGGCGTTGGCCGCCGTCGCGATCTCCGACGCTTCTTCTTCCGTAATGGGTGTAATTGGTGCACGCGGGCCGTGCACGCGAGCGGCCGAGCGGGCACGGGGCGTGTGCGGCTGCTTCTTCTCGGATCATAATGATGTAAGTGTGCACgtattacaccattaatggtgtgtaatggtgtaatacaCCAATTAACATGTGTAATGGTGCCACCATTAACCATTACATGGTGAAATTACCACCCCATTTAATGATGTGGTAACCATTACACCATAATGGTGAATATTCACaatttaatggtgtaaccaTTTAACCGTTAATGGTCGTTAATTACACCATCTTACATCATTAaccgttaatggtgtaattacaccaattaacaccattaatggtgtaatggtgctaAATTACACATTCCAACCGGTGCCGCGGCCCGCGAGCGAGAGTTTCCGCGGGTGGAgctccggcgccgccgcagTGAAGCATGGTCTCGGTCCGGCCGCCGGGCGGTGGCGCCTCCGCAGTGAATATCCACCGCTCCCCTGGAGACTGGCCCCTCCTCCCTCCCTCCGACCATGTCCTCCGAACTTCTCCCAGATCCTCCCTCGACCATCGTCTCGACTTCCCAGACCCAGCAGCGAAGccgaagcagaagcagaaaccAGAAGCGGGGCGAAGGAGGACGGGGCTCTCCCTCACCGCACGGTCCGCGTCGGCCGTAGTTGCCACGCGATGCGCGGATTGTCCGCAGCATCCGTCCCTCGCGACGCCGCCCCCGCGGCGGCGAGCGGCGGGCGAACCGTAGGTGCGACCGGGAGGCGCCGCGGTCAGtgggcgggggcgggggaggAGACGCTGGCTCGGTTTGGGAGGCGAGAAGAAGGCGAGACGCCCGCGGTGTCATCCCGCCAGCCCGCGGATCTCgaggcggccggcggcggcggggggcgcCGCCGACGAACGAGGCCGCGGCGGGCCCGCGGGGGGGCAAGACGAGGGGCGGGTCCGGCGGCGCAGCACGCGCTGAAGCTCTGCCTGCGCGATTGCCCCCACCGAGCCGAGCTCTGCCGCGGAGCTCGGGGGGCACCGCGCACGCACGGGCCGGTGCACGCGGCGGCTTGCGGGCTTCGGGTCGGACGGAGGCGCGGGGAGGTCTGGGTCGGCCGGCTTCGAGATCAGCGGTGCCGCCAAGCCTCCCTCCTCCTCGCACGTTCGCCGCGGAGGAGGGCCACGTCGATCCGGCGAGCCTGCGCGGGCGTCGCTGTCCTGGCTGGCCGGTTCTTCTCATAatgtgtaatggtgcaccattattACCAtctaatggtgtaattacactaTTAACACCGCGTTTTGAATGCGTTGGTAatttacaccattaatggttgTAGATGGTTACACCCATTAATGGTGGAaaacaccattacaccattagtgggtaatggtgtaattacaccataaCGGTGCACGCGCCCGCGAGCGAGCTGCGGGTGAGCTCCGCCGGGCGCAGCCACGAGGAGCGAGATGACGATCCGACGGCGGCGCGCAGCTGCTGCCTGCTGTGGAAGAGGATGCGGCGCGGGGCGGCCGGCGTCGTTAGAGGAgcgaggggagggagagggcgagTGCCGCGGAGACGGAGGCGAGGGAGGGTTTGTTACGCGTGGAGTCGTCGGGCTTGTGGCGCCGAAGAAGCAGACGCGGGCCGCAGCCGGTCTCGTTCTCTGCAGAGGCGGGTGCGTACTGGCTGGGTGGAGCCAGACTCGAACAGCCGGTCACTAGagggaagaagagaagaagaagaagaaaagaagaggggaaaaaaaaaggtgctccagcagagaggaaagaagagaagaaaaagaaaaagagaagaaaaaaatgctccgcctggccttcgctttttttttttccgcggaaaaaaaaaagaacgagagaacggaaaagaagagagaaagaggaaagagaaaagtaataagggtattttggtcagtttgctgaaaaagcggaccgaatttgcaaaaacgaaaaagtgGCCATTTtgccaaaagcccaaaataagtgaattttatgcaaattggccaaatttaTATTGGTCATtctgtaaataattttttttaattaaaaaactaaagttGCAGAACtgattttaaattaatgattagataagagagaaagagagaaatagagagagagagaagagagagaaagagagaaagaaagagagaaagtgagagagagaagagagaaaaagagagggagagagaggagaggagtaGCGCCAGAtggggggaagagagagagagagagagagagagagagagctgtaGAAGAatagggaagagagagagagccagttGTAAGAAAAGTGTGAAAGCCCAAGATTTCCAAACATATAAACAtgcattttgatttttcaaaaatttatatttttatctctcaagtttcaaaattaatgcACTTAACCCTCTTCTGCCagacttttttttaattgtttcatctatttcatataatttataccaaaaattcttttaaataataaaatatattaaaacatttatataatatatatatttatatattattatttatttattttcttagagCAAGTATATAAGATCAATTTgactatttcttttttccaattagcggcataatttaaaaatatttttaaattttaagaaaataaaatataaaaattttaaagtcagtggatatttataaatttcttttttaatattttagccattattattattataagtttCAAGATTTAGGGCATCGCCAATCGCACCATTCTAAGAAGCTCGAGTTAAGTCGCGGTCCAAATTAAGCTAATTCGTACCCAGGTGACGTTCTAATTAAAAACGAGGAACGTTTCCGACCCGGTCTCGACCCCTAGCCCGACCCAGAACGTGACGCAGTGATCTCACCGCGCGTGACTATGCTTGGAAAGCAAGTCCTCCGCGCAGGATCAAACGGACGGCCGAGAACCCCCGAGGAGAAGATATTTTTTGTCTCGCGCCAGAAACTTCCCCCGCACCCCTCGGGCCGCGTTGTGCTGccggagagagagaagagcggACGAAATTAAGGAAAGGGCTTGAAGTCTTTGACAGTGGTGGAGCCGGGGGCAGGCGGCAGCGGGTCAAGCGGGTGGAGGCTTGGGTCGTTGACGATGGACACAGCGGCGGCAGCGGGTCGAGCGGCTCGGGCTGCGTTCGGCTTGGGCTTAGCCGGCGCCGAGCGGAAACGGCGGGGATGCGGCAGCGGCGATGGCTAACAGCGGGCTTGGGTGGCGGCGGCAGGGTACGTGGGCAGCGGCGGCAGACGTGGGGGacacggcggcggcgacggcggacgTGGGgacgcggcggcagcggcggctcgCCTctgttaactatatatatatatatatatatatatatatattatataatatatatatatatatactaNNNNNNNNNNNNNNNNNNNNNNNNNCATATAATCAAGTTTTTGAAACCCAAAATTCAGCTATAACCACCTGAGCCAACAAAGTGTACAGAAAGTAAAATCTACCTGTCCTCTGACTTAATATTTGTAGTCTCTCCGCAACTTGCCCCTGCCATTTTGATATCTTTTGCTGGTAAGTCTTAACCTGCATCTTCTCACTGTAGACATAACCAGCAAACAAATAGATTTAGAACTTCTCAAAAAGGGAAGAAAGCCCCATAACCCTCTGAATTTTGTGGGATTGTAATCGCTATCTGAGTTCAAAAAGTCACAAATTACTGAGATGAACAATCAATTTGTCTTAGGGCTATATGGTATTGGGCGAGGGGTATCCACTGCCATAGCATCAAAAGGAATTGGGACAGAAATAGATAGAGATATGCTCCTACATTTTACGATGGGAGCATAGAAATCATATCTTAACACTGGTAGAAATAAACAGAATATGTTTTAACCATATTTCTTCACTGTACGCAACTCATTCTAACTGCAGTTTCCTAATAGTATCTGAGTTTGGATGACAAGAGTTCAGATAGAAGTCTGACATTGTTTTATTGCCACACGGCAATCATGGGCGGAAATTCAAATTGTGCGATAGACTAAGATTAATTGATTGTTCAGAGAGcaaattccaaattttcttttaagcaTCAATTGGTGATTTGTAATTCGGCCAAAGTTCAATGGCACATTTCTTTTCAAACATGAATTGTAGAGTAAACTCTCCCAACACAAGAACAGCAATTTAAGAAGGATCGATTGATTGATCAGAAGATAAGATTTACACGGAGGAGAGGGCGTCGGGGACTCGGACGGCCTTGGATTCGAGCATGACGCGGAGCGCGTTCTTGTAGTGCGCGACGGCGTCGTCGGCGAGGCCCCACTCCTCGGCGCGCACGGCCTTGTCGATCTCCTCCTTGGCCAGCTCGAAGTACCCCTTCAACTTCAGCGCCGCCCTCTCGCCGACGACGTTGGAGggccccgcggcggcggcggcggcggcggcggagctctCCATGGCGCGATCGGAGCCGGGCGCGAGCGGATtcgcggcagcggcggcggagaggagggaggagaaggAATTGAAGAGATCCTTGATGTAGCTCATGCGAGTACGGCAGATCGGGTGggaaattagggttagggtttgattAATTCTTGAGGACCGAAGGAGAGGAAGGGATGCGGTCGAAAGAAATCATGAGGAGAGAAAATTAACGAATCTGAAGGAAATCGTCTACGCGGCCGATCGAGGGCGCGTAGTTGATTCGTTGCACAACTCGCACCTTCAATAGAGATTTTCTATTTGCGATAGAGTTTTTCTATTTGCAAATGCCGGGTGCGTTCACTCTTTGTCCATCAGTCGCTTTCGAGCAACGCCAGGGGCACACCAAAAAGTATGTCTAGATTATACACTCGATCCGTTGGGCCTTTTTTTCATTTAACCtcgcaaaaaaacaaaaaagaaaaaccctaaTGACCttaccaaatttatatttactaattaagaaCCCACGCTTCACGATAGAcgaaaaatttacaataaataaaaaataataaataataaaaaatttatttgtgtaaatttttgtaatattaaagaTTAAATCAAGTCAAAGAACATAATAAAATAGATATCCATCCATTAATCACAAAAATTCTAAAAGATGCATCAGCAATAAAcagaataattttattatattatcagGGTTTGCTCTTGCTATTGATTCGGCCATCATCTTCTGTAAACCTATGAAGTTAtcatagtaaaaaatatatataagtttaattgataaataattataaagaaCTTATTAAATCGATGCAGTTGTAGTGGAATTACCTAAGACGCTTTCTGCTTGGCTGAACCACATTAGAAGTGaataaaaagaagtaaaatgCAGGCTATTTATTAGTATAACTAAGTAGACTTAAAAGGACCAGAAATTAAAAAGTTCATGTTTTCCGGGTACTCGCAAGTACCCAGTTAATTACCCCCTCTCGCTATATTCAGGCGACCTCCGATTAAACtgatcataataaaaaaaaaatactctcttttaagtaataatatttatttttttttgattaaataataataataataataatgttaacAGAAAGTAGGTTATAATAAGTACAATAGAATTGATGATAATCTTATATTACCatgataatattttaaagagaaactctttttttttttttggttacgcaaaaatatttagtaatttTCGACTTAAAAAAAGGATAAGCAAATGCATACATTAAATAATTCACAACACTTAATCACTCatgcctttccttttttttttcttttttttcttttttttttttttacggaaCAGCTAAATGATGCTCATATAAATGACATCTAATTTCCAAAATAATCAGTTATTATGTAGGAAGGACAGGAAAAGTAagcaaaatcaaataaaataaaataatttcaatttGCAGATAagtccttctttctttcttttttttagagtaGTACGATAGTTCTATTAGTAAAGGGAAACTATAAAGTACATTTTATTTTAAGCCTAACAAAGAAATCAcccccttttatttttttgtttgcttgGCTTCGAAGCAATGGAGTGGCAGCTGTTTAGGTGATTTAAGTCGGCAACAGCAGCTTGGGCAACTTAAGCTGCAATGGCTTAGGTGACGTCGACGATGGACACAACGGCTTGGGCGGTGGACACAGCGGTGGACCGACGATGTTAACGGCTGTGCCCGCCGCCGACATCACCCAACGCCACTGAAGCCGCCGTTGGCCCTTCGTCCACCATCGTGCCAGCCGTTAACACCGTCGGTCCGCCGCTGTGTCTACCGCCCAAGCCTTTGTGTCCATCGTCGACGTCACCTAAGCCATTGCCGCTTCAGTTGCCCACGCTGCTGTTACCGACTTAAATCACCTAAATAGCCGCCACTCCATTGCTTCGAAACcaagcaaacaaaaaaataaaagagggtGATTTCTTTGTTAAGCTTAAAATAAAATGTACTTTATAGTTTTCCTTTACTAATGGAACTATCGTactattctaaaaaaaaaaaaaaggacttatCTGCAAgttgaaattattttattttattttattttgcttatttttcCTGTCCTTCCTACATAATAACTGATTATCTTGCAAATCAGATGCCATTTATATGAGCATCATTTAGCTGTTccgtaaaaattaaaaaaaaaaaaggaaaggcatGAGTGATTAAGTGTTGTGAATTATTTAATGTATGCATTtgcttatcatttttttaagtcGAAAATTGCTAAATATTTTTGCCtaaccaaaaacaaaagaaaaagaaaagagtttctCTTTGAGTATTATCATGGTAATATAAGATTATCATCAATTCTGTTGTATTTATTATAACCTACTTTTGTTaacattgttattattattattattatttaatcaaaaaaaataaatattattacttaaaagagagtttttttttttattatgatcaGTTTAATCGGAGGTCGCCCGAATATAGCGAGAGGGGTAAATTAATCGGGTACTTGCGAGTTTCCGGAAAGCAGGAACTTTTTAATTTCTGGTCCTTTTAAGTCTACTTAGACTAATAAATAGCCTGcattttacttctttttattCACTTCTAATGTGGTTCAGCCAAGCAGAAAGCGTCTTAGGTAATTCCACTACAACTGTATCGATTTAATAAGttctttataattatttaccaattaaacttatttattttttttactatgttAACTTCATAGGTTTACAAAAGACGATGGCTCAATCAATAGCAAGAGCAAACCCTgacaatataataaaattattctgtttattgttgatgcatctttttgaatttttgtgatTAATGGATGCACATCTATTTTGTTATATTCTCAGACTTGACCTAAtctttaatattacaaaaatttacacaaatagttttttttgttgttttttatttttttatttattgtgaatttttcGCCCGCCGCAAAGCGCGGGTCCTTAACTAGTTAGACATGATTTTGTAAACCTAGCTACTATTTAGCAAGCTCATGACCACAAACGgcccaaaaataatttttttttctttacaaaattatatttatgtgtTATTTTTATCAGttagttacaaaaaaaaaaaaagcaaacgtGATTGACCGAGTCCAAAGGTTTAAATGCAAACGTTCAACACCGTACAAACAATGGAGGTGAAGTAAATCAAGGGGAAGGTCATCGATCATATCATCGCCCTTCCTTCGTGCCTAGATATTCAtcgattcaaaatattttatcaataaaaaatttaaaaaatatattaaaactaatCTACAGataacttttttataaataattgaattttgagttaactctttattttttttttaaaaaaattctattttgtttctttaaaatttaaaattgtgatGTTTAACttagtattattataatttcgcCATTATTCTGTGCATAAATTGTGTGGTACAATTGAACAATCAGTAATATATATACTCATTAAATTCTTAGAAgtggtaataaaaaaaattaattaataaataattggaaATCTCTTTCataaagttatattatttaagagaaaatatatatatatttttgtgcaTTTCCATAATTTTTAAGGATATAATAACTATCTTTGGAAATTTTTTGACTGTACCGTACAATTATATGTATGAATTAGTGACGAAATTATAACGTGCAGAGTTAAGTGCTacttcaattctaaattttaagataaGAAAATATAAGCTTTGAAATGAcagagaaggaaaataaaacaaacaaatatCTATAGAAAAAGGATTTCTAAGTTTTAGTTAATATAAAATCTTCATGTTTTTTAAAGGAGTTCAATTACTCCACTGAACATCAGGATACCAATTTCAAAAATGTATTGTAATACCCTTTTAAGTAAACTTTAGCTGCAACTTTTCCTAAGTCAAGACATGTCTGATCGACAAGAGAAAGTATAAAATGTGATAGTCACATAGCTAATGTGGCGTCTCTAACCAATTATATTTTGGTTCACCAATCTCaccataatatataaaagttttttttttttgtactttaagAGTTGTGATTGACTGAATAAATATGATGTGGTGTAGGTGTTGACTGATGTTACTTATCGGTGTAGTGAAAAGACTAATTTTAACAGCATTCTGCTCTTACCAACAGGCAATAGATGAGGAGGTCTTCACCTATTTTCATCTATATCTGCTTAGCAGCCCACTACAGTTCAATCATTCCTTACCTGGGGCTATCTAATACACTCATACTAACTAGCATCCGAGAAATACAATGGCTCTAAAAAAGATTGCAGCAGACTGGCATCTCTCATAATATTGAAATTATTTTGCGAACTAATTCACAGGCTAAAAGTCACCAGAAATTAAgaacaaattttttatacacTTGGTTTATACCCCtcaccctcttcctctctttacCCTCTTTCCTCTCCAAAACCAGCCGACTCTCACTGCTGCAGCTGTTATTTTCGTCCTTTGCACAGTACGAACGACAAAATAGCGGCGCAAAAGAACTCTTGCGCCGTTCCCAAATCCCGAGTTTTCGAATCCTGCCCCTCCCATTCGAAACCCTAGCTCCTTCGATCAGGGAGAAGGGTTGGTGGCCACGGCGCTCTACCTCCTCTTTgatgtaataactgagatttttgatttattgattaaacccttttgtttgacgatgttcttgtgtgtaatataattataagtgtactcgtcaaatttcaggagaaaacgagttaaaacggagaagttacgcgacccggaagtctgacttaagtgaatagtaactccggttttccggagaggccgcggagtagagtggactttcgacgcgtatcggactccgaatatagccttctaatagctcgttttcaactgctcgactatcctggacccaatggcactgacggaattggatttggatgcacggatttcgagaaaaaggggtttaatggtttttgCATATACGATCGTACATTGCGTGGTTTTGCGTGGAACCTTGAGGgatggttttgtcgcaaatgGAAACCTTTTCGGTGAAAAAATGCTAATTCGATGCGCTATGTATGACTGATGCGCTGGTGCGAGCGATAGGAACATCCGAAGGAGCGGGATTTCGGGAATCCAGAAAAATCGCGAAGGGGACTGATTTGGAAATGGTCATTCCCGAAAAGGCCTATAATTTTATGGCAATCGAATTGAGAGTTTTTCGAACATCAGAGTGGACATCAGGCATTGTGGACTTGATGGTAATGATAGCTGGATAATGCTGATTCGCTTTCGAGGGGCGTTTTCGCAAGTATTTCCATATCTTTATATAAGGTGATCTTAGGTTTTTGACCAAAACTAACAGCTAGAACACCCAGCTCACCTGGCACCCAGGCCCGTACCCCCCTTCGCGGACCCTCCCGCAGTGTCGTTCGCCGATGTCCGCAGCACCCCGGCGCCGGAACAGGCCTGCAGGCCACGATTTTCATCCTTCTCTGAACCACTCACCACTGCTTAAGCTTTGTGCCTGAGAGGCATGTTAGCCCGATGACACCTTCCTCTCGGTCTCGACGGCACGCACTCACCTCACTGCCCAGACCTCCCCCGTCGCCGCTCGCGCGGcagcccaacccgagaggaTATAAGTGTGGCGGCCCGGATCTCCGCGCGGCGCCGGTCAGGGAGGCCGTGAGTTTCGCGATGCTGAGCGGGTCGCGCAAACCCGGCGTGACTGCCCGTACCGGCCAGACTCCCCGGACTCCCGACAGCTGCCCATCCCGACCGGGAGTGCCGCCTTTTCCGATAGTGCGGCCCTAGATCGACAGTCGGTGAGTAGTTATAATTTTGTTGCCAGCAGCTGGCTGGTTTTGCATTACGGTAACCTTTCGTGAAACGATGGATCCTGGCCTGGAGGTGAGCAGGTGATTGTGGGACGTGTGCTGAACGTATGTCTCAACCTCCATTTAGGCCTAACGTCCCTGGTTAGTAAGAATAAGGCTGTTATTCCACAGTGTGCCATTGATACGCTGAGGTTCGAGTCGTCGATGCGCCGCGTGGTTCTGcgagtgctccgaaaggtgacaCGGCTCAGCATGCTGAAACCTGGAGCAAGTGCGATGGCAACCTCGTAGAGTACTGTTTGTTGTAGGACCGTTAGagcatgaaatcacataaatatTCGTTCCTGGGCCATTAGAGGA harbors:
- the LOC109728531 gene encoding uncharacterized protein LOC109728531; its protein translation is MSYIKDLFNSFSSLLSAAAAANPLAPGSDRAMESSAAAAAAAAGPSNVVGERAALKLKGYFELAKEEIDKAVRAEEWGLADDAVAHYKNALRVMLESKAVRVPDALSSVEKMQVKTYQQKISKWQGQVAERLQILSQRTGRFYFLYTLLAQVVIAEFWVSKT